The Aythya fuligula isolate bAytFul2 chromosome 2, bAytFul2.pri, whole genome shotgun sequence genome contains a region encoding:
- the RALA gene encoding ras-related protein Ral-A — MAANKPKGQNSLALHKVIMVGSGGVGKSALTLQFMYDEFVEDYEPTKADSYRKKVVLDGEEVQIDILDTAGQEDYAAIRDNYFRSGEGFLCVFSITELESFAATADFREQILRVKEDENVPFLLVGNKSDLEDKRQVSIEEAKNRADQWNVNYVETSAKTRANVDKVFFDLMREIRARKMEDSKEKNGKKKRKSLAKRIRERCCIL, encoded by the exons ATGGCAGCAAATAAGCCTAAAGGGCAGAATTCATTGGCTTTGCACAAAGTCATCATGGTGGGAAGTGGTGGTGTAGGAAAATCTGCTTTAACACTACAGTTTATGTATGATGAG TTTGTAGAAGATTATGAGCCCACCAAAGCAGACAGCTACAGGAAAAAGGTGGTTCTGGATGGAGAAGAAGTCCAAATTGATATATTAgacacagcagggcaggaggactATGCTGCAATTAGAGACAACTACTTCCGAAGTGGAGAAGGCTTTCTTTGTGTCTTCTCTATTACAGAGCTGGAATCATTTGCAGCTACTGCAGACTTCAG GGAGCAGATCTTAAGAGTAAAAGAAGATGAGAACGTtccttttttgctagttggtaACAAATCAGATTTGGAAGATAAAAGGCAAGTTTCTATAGAGGAAGCAAAAAACAGAGCTGATCAGTGGAATGTTAACTATGTGGAAACTTCCGCAAAAACACGAGCTAATGTTGACAAG gtgttttttgATTTAATGAGAGAAATTAGAGCCAGAAAAATGGAAGACAGCAAAGAGAAGAAcgggaagaagaaaagaaaaagcctagCTAAAAGGATCAGAGAAAGATGTTGCATTTTATAA